The DNA region ACTATTAGCACATGTTTACACTTCCATGATTTTTATAGATCAAGGAACAGAAGGTTGTGATTGATGAGCTGTCaaatctgaagaaaaacagggtaagggttgattttttttttttttaaattcttcccCACACTCTCCTCAGGGATTAAGATTTAATCTggattaaaataaagtttatgcAAAGTGTATAAATTTACACCACATGTTAAACCCGGTTTAGAAGTTGCATCTACACTGAAACttcatcctgtttttttttttgttgttttggttttgttttttttttaggtcgaCAGCGATCTAAGATTTACTTTAACCCCATTGCTCTTATCTCAGATTTAAATTGTAGTCAGGGATTTATTTAAATCCGGCACACGATGTAGATTACATTTTCTAAATTACAGGCAAATGAAATTAAAGTTATACGAGTCTCCACTCAAAATAGAGGGGAAAAAGTGCAAAGAGCGGTTAATTAATCGTGAATATAATCCGTCATGGACTGTGTGTCTGAAATAGTGTCGTACACCATGATACCTACAAACACCAGGGTGCATTATGGGTGTTTTCAGCCTGTTAGGGCAACTAATTAGCGAATAGGGTTGAGTAAGGGTTTATTCCTGGGCAGGGAGTCTGGTCGTGAGAGCGTACGCTCCTGTCTCCCAAAAATAAGTTCTCATTATGTGGTCTTAGACTTTAAGTGTTAAAGTTTatcttctcctttctctccgACAGAAAGTCTTCGTCCAGCAGCCGAATAGCAACATCTTCTTCCTCGCCGATAAAGGAGAGATGCTGAGCACCTGCAAGAGTGAGACTTCCCCTTCATCCTGTTCTCATATCACGCCGTTTTGTTGAGCTTAgctgaataaaatgtttctttctGTACAGGGGATCTggacaaaatgaagaaagaatacCAGGACATGTAGAGTCtgggcgagtgtgtgtgtgtgtgtgtgtgtgtgtggaaaatgtGTGGGATCTGCTGTGTGGTGAGTTTGACCTCGTCTCAGTGTGCGCTTCACGATCATGTCTACGAAAGGCTGCGTCATCGGGGACCCGATCGCAGCCAGGACGTCACGAAAAGGTCCTCGGATCCAGACTACAGTTGCCTTTTCTCCGCTCACGTCCTCCACATGAGAGGAAGTCTGACTCCACAGCCTCTGCAAGACGACGACGGGAACCTCCTCCTCTGGAACGGGGAGGTGTTCGGCGGTCTGACGGTGGAACCTGAGGAAAACGATACCAAAGTTATTCTCGATCAGTTGTCATCATGCAGAAGTCCGTCGGACGTGTCGTCCGTCCTGAGTCGGGTGAAGGGTCCGTGGGCGATTATCTATTACCAGAAAGAGGAACATTGCATCTGGTTTGGGAGGGATTTCTTTGGGAGAAGAAGCTTGCTTTGGAGCTGGGGGTCGGACGAGAGTTCCTTCACGCTGACGTCTGTGTCTCGTCGCTCGCCCGATCTCGGTTCCTCAAACTGTTTAGAAGTACCAGCGGTTGGTGTTTACAGACTGGACTTGAAGAGCTGGTCACAGCGGGGAAGTC from Ictalurus furcatus strain D&B chromosome 6, Billie_1.0, whole genome shotgun sequence includes:
- the LOC128608472 gene encoding ASNSD1 upstream open reading frame protein-like → MSTNLVHEERATKDELNKQIKEQKVVIDELSNLKKNRKVFVQQPNSNIFFLADKGEMLSTCKRDLDKMKKEYQDM